GCCTGAAGTAGCCGGAAACTAGCATGAATATGCCCTGGAATAAGGAGCAAGTATTAGGTggacttgaaattgaaaagagatACATGATTGGTTGGTGAAGGAGTTCAGCTCAAATCACTAGGCTGCATTTTATGCTAGTTTCAGCAAATTCAATTCTCAAGAGCAATCGATGCAGAAACAAGTTACTTTGAACACTATTGTAGATTTCTGAAAGGAAGGGCTAGTTTTTCCTAAGTCAAATAACTGGATAATGATTCAAAACTTATATATGCAATGTATTGCAGACTCATTCATCTGTGTCGAAAATAAAATCGACAGCAATGAATAAGAAACCTGAATTCCAGCCCCTATGATGATGCCCATGAGGAAGTTGGGGACCACGCTGGCGATTGCCATCATCAAGCTCTCCACAACAGTGACGCTCGCGTAAAGGGACAGGACAAAGAACAGGTAGTGTATGAACCCAGGGTGGAGGTGAACCATGAAGTAACAGATGGTCCCCGAGAGGAACGTGATCAATATGAGGAACGGCATTGCAGAGAATGTGTTGCTGACGACGAATGCGGTGACACCGTAGTGGCCGTTCATTCTCTCCCTTTGGAAAACCTGAAGATGTTTGGACCGTTATGTACAGTTTGGTCTCATAGCCATCGATGGTCTGTGAGGCGTAAGGAAGTGAACATCACCTTCATATCTTCTACAAAAGATGGAAATCCTCCAATTGACATAAACGTGACAAAGCCAAAGACGAAAGACGCACAGGCACCTCTTGCCTGTATGACAACCGAAATCGAGAGATCAAAAGGCATTAGCCATAGGTGATACTTCCTTAGATAAGGTGAAACGGGGAAAAAACCGATTAATCGTCCACCAGTCGTGAACTGTAAACAGAGCCGAGAATGCGAATTTTAACATACCAAGATTGAACTATAGCCGGTCCCTACATTCAGATAGATCGTGCCGATGCAGATTGTGACCAGAACATAGATCACGAGCCTCAGCCAGTAATACCCAAAGTCCCTCGACATGTTAGTGAAGGAACGCTTGGTCAAGGCAAAAGCTTGCATGAAGAAACTAGCCTGACTGCCTCCTGAATCGAGTATCGTTCCTTTCTGCAACAACATGGTATGGAGGATACATTAAACCAGAAGACTCCACAAGAAACGGTCATGATGGGAAAGAAGTTGAGTAGCGTATACAAGAAACGGAAGCTGACTTACAACTCTGGACATGTCCTCGACCTTTTCTTGAGTCGAATAGTAGTGTTGGGAAGACCGATAAAAATCAATGAGAACTTGGGTAGCTTTAGCTGTGGTAGTCCTATCCAAAGGATCATCACTTGCCAAAACCTGCGTCAATCATCGGAATTACTTCGTCCCAGTTTAGAATAACATGATTCATCGATTGCAACACTAAGTTCTGAGAAGCTTTGATGGGCATACAATGCACACATATAACTTGagatttgaagaaaagaaatttgtgtACCTTATGTTTCATAGACCCCTTGAGAGTGGCTTTGACTTTATCAAAGTCAGAGTTGATGCATCTGAGGAAATGATCAGATGGATTCCTCAGAGCAGGGCACGGGAATCCAGCTTGAGCAAAGAACTGCAGCATTACCAAGCGTCATGTAAGGCTCAAGAGCAGTTTTGAAACATCAGAACAATTCCGTGTCTTGAGAACGAGAATGGATCACCTCGTACGCTTGTGAAGCAGGACCAAAATAAACGTTCTTTCCACCGGAAAGAAGGCACAGCCTATCGAACAGCTCGAAGACTTCGCTGCTCGGCTGATGTACGGATGCAATCACGGTCCTGCCATCTCTTGATAGGCTGCGTAGTGTCTGGGTCACGAAGAAAGCTGAAGCACTGCCATAAAATTTGACTTACAAGGAGTAAGTTCAAGTTCAATCTACTATATACTTTCACGCTGATTTCCATGTTTACTACATTACAGTCGAGTTTGCCTATAATTATGATTAAATCAGCACCTGTCGAGGCCGCTGGTGGGCTCGTCGAGGAAGAGCAACCGAGGGCGCATGAGGATCTCGAGGGCGATGCTGACGCGCCGCTTCTCCCCGCCGCTGATCCCGCGCAGGTGCCAGTTCCCAATCACTGTGTCAGCACAGTCCTGGAGGCCCATCTCAATGATGGTGCCCTCGACCAGCGCCCGCTTCTCCTCCCACAGCATTTTGTCCGGCAGCCGCAGCCTCGCCGAGTACATTATCGTCTCCCTCACCGTCAGCGTCCCGATCAGCGTGTCATCTTGCGTCACGTACGCCTACATCaagcaaaataacaaaaaattatcaatcgTACACTCGCATACAGAATCGAAACCTTACGCAACACGGCGACCTCATGGTCAGAATTTGCATCTGCTTTCTAAAATATTAAGATGTGAACACTTCAAGAAGTCAATTTCTATTGCGCCTCCAAGATGCGGAGCACAGTGCTCCTATGGAATGACAGGTCTTTACGGTACTTTCAGCGCGTACTCCACTTTCCTCATGTACAGAAATGTGGATCCTACACTTGCTGGAGACTCATTAACTATGAAGGACAGCGTATCCATAAAGAGGAAATTCTCCGGCAGGCTCTCCTTAAGAACAATCAACTGTGCAATGTAAGTTCCCAACCAAGGGGTACCATCTTCTAACTCCTCATTCAATCCACCAAATGAACCGGACACCTAAAACGTCACATCTGAATCCGACGAATACTGTCCAACTTTCTTTAACTGTGCCTGACCTAAATACTTTGTCCTGACTTCGCTTCGGTTCAGTTCTTTAAGGACGATGATCATTTAATTGACCATGTCTCATCAAGTACCATTCTTGGCTTAATTACAAATAGCCTCAAACAGCCAAGTTCCAAATGAAACGGAGATGATTAACCTACACGGTCGAAACATCCATCGTCTGGTTGGTCTTATTATAATTTCTTAACCGCTGTCTTTAATATTCATAGAATCGTCGCTgtttgaaggggaaaaaagaaaaggatggtaAGAGTAGCCAGATTACTCACAGCACTTCCAAAGGACAGCTTGGCCTTGCGGCCATTGAGCAGGATGGTGCCGGAGAGGAAGGTGTTGGCGGCGAGCCGGCTCGCGAGGGCGTCGAGGAGCGTCGACTTGCCAGAGCCGGATGGCCCCATGAGCGCCGTGAGCGTTCCCGGCTCGGCATACCCCGTGAGCCCGTCGAGCACCTTCAGGGCCTCCCCATGCCCAAGTGTCGCCGTCACAGTCAGGTCCCGCCACGCCAGCCGAGCCAACACGTCGCCGCCACCGTGCTCCAGGTCGTGGCTCCTGCCCCTCCACAGCGTTTGGCTCAGCGGGCTCAGCCCGATCACGAACCCTCCGTTAGTACAACTAGAAGCACCATTGTCGTCGTGACTGTTACCGTCGTTCGCGTTGCTGGTTCCATGCCAACTCGCTTCAATCTCCATctaatttagagagagagagagagagagagagagagagagaaggatggtgtgagagggtgagagagatgGAAGTGGAGAGAGTAGGATGTGAATGAATgcagtggagagagagagagagagagagagagagagagagagggaagaaagaaatgaagagtTTGTGACGCTATTTTAACATGTATTTTCATGCAAAAGGAGCCTGCAACTGAAAAGGTTCATGACCAAAATGGACGAACCTTCGGCCACGCAAATGGCCAGAAGCTCTCGATGCCTTTTTGTCAAGGAGAGGAAAAGAGCAGCATACGACTCTCGATGAGCAAGAGCAACTCCTTCtatcttgaaaattttcttttcaactagtctctctctctctctctctcttctttttgtcaTGGAGAAAAAAAAGCAGCAACTTCTTCTATCTGGAAAATGTTCTTTTCAACTAGTCTCTCTctttcgccaaaaaaaaaaaaaaaaaaaaaaactagtctctctctctctctctctctctctctctctctctctctaggttaAAACTCAGGAACGtgttccttctttcttcctctttcttgaaCTTGGAATTGGACTCGCATGGTAACATTGATGGATGCTGGTGGGTGTTGGGTAGGGCCATTCAATGCGACTTAACCGACCCACCGTGAGAAACCctaatgaaattattattaaacCCTAGAAGAACCAGTTTGTCCCGCGACGGCGACAGAAGAGATCAGAGGCTTTCGAGCTCTTTTGGTGCTAAGGGAATTGAAGAGGGTACCTAATATGATGATCCAGTGCAATTCAAATGGCAACCCTAGTAATGTCCATTCTCAAATTGTTGaggaagagatagagagaggtgGGGCTTGCGAGATCAATATAGCAAGCGATACGACATACTATTATTGGGGCTTGAATCGGGTTCATTTAGAATGCTGTCTTGCAATCGTGCACATCGCTTCACATACCCATTTCGAACGTTGGATTGGATGAGCCACGTGTCACTTATTACATCCGTTCAAGCCATTGGACCTTACTCTCTACTTCTGGATACTTGCTAATACATGGTTTTTTGCTAGAGCTTTATTTTACTCGGTAAAATTATACGCATGTGATGCTGGTCCCGTTAGAACCATTTCGTATTGCCCGGGCGGGACATATAGAtagttttattttgatttgatctCGTTAGTAGCCGATGAACCCGAACGAGATTGCAATTAATACCTTAAGACCATCTCTTGAATATCCCAAAATACAATCcgattcagagagagagagagagagattatgatAAAGAGAGTTTTTAGTTTGGTGGTCGACCTTGAACTCGGGTGGGGTTCGATGTTTAGATGGATGGCGAAACCTCGGCAGCTAATTCAATGCCACGTGGACGCTTCGACGGCGCAGTCCCGACCAGGCCGCCCGCGATCTCGCCACGTCGTCGCTCTTCGGATGGTACAGGAACCTCATTTATGCATGGTTCCTTATCAATTGTCAATATCGTGTCGTGGTAACACGCGGACGTGCGCCCCCGATCTTGGCTCACTATCGTCCGTCCTAATTAAAAGGAGCCACCTGGTCCAAAATCCTCATCAAAagcttaaaaaaaatgagaaaaaaaatggagagaagaCTTTTTATATCAGTTTCTCGATGATCGTACCTATAACGTTGTGCGGGTGGGAGCATGGTTTGATGGTAAAATCTGAAACCTGAGAACATAACCGATGAAACCTATCTGGTTTTAAGTTTTAAGACATGTAGAATAAATTTCAGGtttaaaaaattgggaaatttgttTCGATGAGTAGAATCTGAATTCTACATTAATGAAATTTGGAACTTGAGACCTGTAACCTAAAACTTGAAAcaagttttgtgtttttgttgatttatatTTTCGCACAATCTTGCAGTAGTATTTATGACATTTGATGATGAGTATCTAATCaggaaaattgtttaaaaagttctaaatctattgtacttttgctaattcagttataaatattttaattttgccaattgagtcataaacctttttcaCTTCTTGTCGATTTAGTTagtccggccaattttggccggaaaatgctgacgtggacgctaGCGGTGCCGCATAGGACTGctggcgctgacgtggacaatttttaataatattttaatatatttttaaactttttgatttttgttgttgtttccttttcttttttttttgggctttttcaCAGGCGATGGCTAGCCACAGCCggctggcctcgcccgccacaggTGAGGCCCGATCGAGCGAGGAGGAGCATTggtgaggggagcccttgccTAGGCGCGGCTCGAAAAGGGTTgctagggcgaggccgaccctccccagGGCCGGGCGGCCTCATCGGTCATTGGCCGAGCGATGGCGACGCCGTGCGAGGCCACCTTGGCCTTAGCAAGGGctggcctcaccaaatctggtgaggggagccctcgccgaggCTCGCCTTGGCCCAAGTGAGCGTCAACCTTGCCCCTGGCCGGGCAGGCGACGGTCGGCCACGAGCCAACGCCCGCTCGGCCGGGGAGGGCCGGCCTCGTCAAATCTGGTTTGGGCAAGGCCAATGCTTgcttgggcgagggcgagcctcgacGAGAGCTCCCattgccagatctggcgaggccgccCTAGCCTGGGGGAGGGTCAGCCTCACGCAGGCAACCCTTGTCGAGCTGcgcctgggcgagggctcccctcgctgGTGCTCCTCCTCGCTCGACCAGGCCTTGACTATGGCAGGTGAGGCCAGCCAGCCGGCTGTGACCAGTGGCCGACCACTggaaaaggccaaggaaaaaaataaaagaaaagaaaaaagggaaaaaacaaaagaaaattaaaaattattcacgtcagCGCTGGTAATCCTACGTGGCACTATCGACGTCCGCGTCAGCATTTTCCAGCTAAAATTGGCTGAATAGACCGAatcggcaagaagtgaaaatgtttatgactcaattggcaaaattaaaaggtttagaattgaattggtaaaagcgtaataggtttaggactttttggataattttcccgtATATAATCTATAACCACTAGTTtaagcttccattttatgattgacttttactttgttaatgtttcatattttttgtgtGTCTAAACATAAGTTATAGTCAGTGAATTATTATAGCAAGTGGTGATAATCAAATGTGATAATTCattataatcattcaattaataatacaagtaAAACATGGGTATACCTTGGAATTTATGATTGTGTAGATTCTAAGTTTTAGGATATGTATAgtaggttctagattccaaaaTATGAGGAACTCTTTTTAACAGATAAATTCCAGGCTGCAAGTAGAACCTACACAGAACTTGGAGCTGTTCACCCCTAACGTCTTAAGTCTTGTATTGAATTGGAGAGATTTTATCGAGTTGTCAATATATAATATCGCTCTCCAAAATTATCACGACCTTATGATGCTCTTTATGAGAGATCGGTCCGTGCGGGTCAAGCCAATCGATTAGTGAGTGGTATCAAAACGGGATTCTCTTTAGTAGTAATGAATGATTTAAGGCTTT
The sequence above is drawn from the Eucalyptus grandis isolate ANBG69807.140 chromosome 11, ASM1654582v1, whole genome shotgun sequence genome and encodes:
- the LOC104425895 gene encoding ABC transporter G family member 11; its protein translation is MEIEASWHGTSNANDGNSHDDNGASSCTNGGFVIGLSPLSQTLWRGRSHDLEHGGGDVLARLAWRDLTVTATLGHGEALKVLDGLTGYAEPGTLTALMGPSGSGKSTLLDALASRLAANTFLSGTILLNGRKAKLSFGSAAYVTQDDTLIGTLTVRETIMYSARLRLPDKMLWEEKRALVEGTIIEMGLQDCADTVIGNWHLRGISGGEKRRVSIALEILMRPRLLFLDEPTSGLDSASAFFVTQTLRSLSRDGRTVIASVHQPSSEVFELFDRLCLLSGGKNVYFGPASQAYEFFAQAGFPCPALRNPSDHFLRCINSDFDKVKATLKGSMKHKVLASDDPLDRTTTAKATQVLIDFYRSSQHYYSTQEKVEDMSRVKGTILDSGGSQASFFMQAFALTKRSFTNMSRDFGYYWLRLVIYVLVTICIGTIYLNVGTGYSSILARGACASFVFGFVTFMSIGGFPSFVEDMKVFQRERMNGHYGVTAFVVSNTFSAMPFLILITFLSGTICYFMVHLHPGFIHYLFFVLSLYASVTVVESLMMAIASVVPNFLMGIIIGAGIQGIFMLVSGYFRLPKDIPKPVWRYPMSYISFHFWALQGQYQNDLKGLLFDNQSPDLPKIPGEYILVNVFQIDVSRSKWVDLTVLFSMIVIYRIVFFIMIKINEDVTPWVRGYIARRRMMLKNGTQNTTVTPDVLTQSPSLRAYVTNHENRTGRN